A genomic window from Gossypium hirsutum isolate 1008001.06 chromosome D10, Gossypium_hirsutum_v2.1, whole genome shotgun sequence includes:
- the LOC107944362 gene encoding uncharacterized protein, which translates to MEPPKFLRLFYPKNHSKTQFLHLSPFLFFTFFILLQASLIHAEIPLEYIKHCNDVVPVSPAEPTTLFPSPTTVSNNLDFKIGYFSGGDSIFFQSNTTVDVPKAATFSAQFSHDIFGSNKTRIYKVQGKLVLQIPKSFSLPSPNGGIVNPGRGLRRQFRIRGPKIPVIGRGAPSFSLGGFWSESTWRLCMIGSGISNGNAGKFRTFSVALKLNYSNNFNVSGTLISGVLQSLDSEHSSSYFEPVPILGIRNSENYEFSLVDNGKDGSCLSEGENLDVNKANGGFCSVIVQHKIRFELDYGNCDQVNCSFVIKDVKFVPSFMFFKHIKCVDKGKMQVLLGFRNSSWTHNYFPFDPNTTLIGEGAWDEKKNSFCGVACRILKFGNSLNGTSIGDCSIKFSLRYPKVLSLRNRDSIVGKIWSDKNKEDPSYFDMIRFRSVWEVSPGLKNVPGLRYEYTEVDSARRVYASKHVAEHKGKTYPNADSIDMRFDMSVIDSKGEPAWGIANPMFVGAQPYKYQSYSLLPLSFESAIPSNNDSRLLNISYQISYTYYLSNRPVLAQGFEISAEGVYDRHTGVLCMVGCKHVRYKNHSSIKTDSLDCDILVTIHFSPINVAEKYRVKGTIESTRIKSDPLYFGPINFSTRSFYAGQAKESIWRMDLEITMVLISNTLACLFVGMQLFHVKKHPEMLPFISVLMLVVLTLGHMIPLLLNFEALFVKNSNQQNAFLESGGWLEVNEIIVRAVTMVAFLLQFRLLQLTWSVRQGDDSRKGFWNAEKKALYISLPLYLTGGLIAWFVHRWKNSHQTPFLQPHHKRLRMVPYQNRFYHQTSFWTDFKSYGGLILDGFLLPQILFNIFSKSNETALAASFYIGTTLVRLLPHAYDLYRAHSSSGYLDLSYIYANHKMDFYSTAWDIIIPCGGLLFAIFVFLQQRYGGQYLLPKRFRKDAVYEKVSVDNSEELQGETVQKNFYSL; encoded by the coding sequence ATGGAGCCGCCAAAATTTCTTCgtttattttacccaaaaaacCATTCGAAAACCCAATTTTTACATCTAAGTCCCTTCCTCTTCTTCACCTTCTTTATCCTCCTTCAAGCCTCCTTAATCCATGCTGAAATCCCATTAGAGTACATCAAACACTGTAACGACGTCGTTCCGGTATCTCCGGCGGAGCCTACCACTCTTTTTCCCAGCCCCACCACCGTTTCTAACAACCTCGACTTTAAAATTGGGTATTTCAGTGGCGGAGACTCCATTTTTTTCCAATCAAATACCACCGTCGATGTGCCCAAAGCAGCTACGTTTAGTGCTCAGTTTTCTCACGACATCTTTGGTAGTAATAAAACCCGAATTTATAAAGTTCAAGGAAAGCTCGTTTTACAAATTCCTAAATCATTTTCCCTTCCTTCTCCAAATGGCGGTATCGTAAACCCCGGCCGAGGCTTACGGCGGCAGTTCCGGATCAGGGGACCGAAAATCCCAGTCATCGGAAGGGGAGCGCCAAGTTTTTCGCTTGGTGGGTTTTGGTCGGAATCGACTTGGAGGCTTTGTATGATTGGATCAGGGATAAGCAATGGCAATGCAGGTAAATTCAGGACTTTTAGtgttgctcttaagcttaattacTCGAATAATTTCAATGTTTCTGGTACTTTAATCTCTGGGGTTCTTCAAAGTTTGGATTCTGAACATAGTTCGAGTTACTTTGAGCCTGTTCCCATATTGGGCATTAGAAACTCCGAGAATTATGAGTTTAGTTTGGTTGATAATGGAAAGGATGGTTCTTGTTTAAGTGAGGGAGAAAATTTGGATGTTAATAAAGCAAATGGGGGATTTTGTTCAGTGATTGTTCAACATAAGATTAGGTTTGAATTGGATTATGGAAATTGTGATCAAGTTAATTGCAGTTTTGTCattaaagatgttaaatttgttCCTAGTTTCATGTTCTTTAAGCATATTAAGTGTGTGGATAAAGGGAAAATGCAGGTTTTGTTGGGTTTTCGGAACTCGAGTTGGACCCATAATTATTTCCCTTTCGATCCTAACACGACATTGATCGGTGAGGGAGCATGGGATGAGAAGAAGAATAGTTTTTGCGGTGTTGCTTGTCGAATTTTGAAATTCGGGAATTCTTTGAATGGAACATCGATTGGGGATTGTTCGATTAAGTTCAGCTTGAGATACCCCAAGGTCTTGTCATTGAGAAATAGGGATTCGATTGTGGGGAAAATTTGGAGTGATAAAAACAAGGAGGATCCGAGTTACTTTGATATGATTCGGTTCAGGAGTGTTTGGGAAGTATCACCTGGGTTAAAGAATGTTCCGGGTTTAAGATACGAGTATACTGAGGTTGACAGTGCTAGAAGAGTTTATGCAAGTAAGCATGTTGCCGAACACAAGGGAAAGACATACCCTAATGCTGATTCGATAGATATGAGATTTGATATGTCGGTGATAGATAGTAAAGGAGAACCAGCATGGGGTATTGCGAACCCAATGTTTGTGGGTGCTCAGCCTTACAAGTATCAGTCTTACAGTCTTTTACCGTTATCTTTTGAGTCAGCAATTCCAAGCAATAATGATAGCAGGCTATTGAATATCAGCTATCAGATTAGCTACACGTATTATTTGAGTAACAGACCTGTTTTGGCCCAAGGATTTGAAATTTCTGCTGAGGGTGTATATGATAGACATACCGGTGTTCTATGCATGGTTGGATGTAAACACGTAAGATACAAGAATCATAGTTCGATAAAAACTGATTCATTGGACTGTGACATTTTGGTTACTATCCATTTTTCTCCTATAAATGTTGCAGAAAAGTATCGTGTTAAGGGGACAATTGAAAGCACACGGATCAAGTCGGACCCTCTTTATTTTGGACCAATTAATTTTTCCACGAGATCGTTCTATGCTGGACAGGCTAAAGAATCCATTTGGCGAATGGATCTGGAGATTACCATGGTTCTAATTTCCAATACACTCGCTTGTCTTTTTGTTGGAATGCAGCTTTTTCATGTGAAGAAACACCCGGAAATGCTTCCGTTTATCTCTGTCTTGATGCTCGTTGTTCTTACTTTGGGGCACATGATTCCTCTATTGTTGAACTTCGAGGCCTTGTTTGTAAAAAACAGTAATCAACAAAATGCTTTTCTCGAAAGTGGTGGATGGCTCGAAGTAAACGAGATAATAGTCAGGGCAGTAACAATGGTAGCTTTCCTTTTGCAGTTTCGTCTTCTCCAACTCACTTGGTCCGTACGGCAAGGTGATGATAGCCGAAAGGGCTTTTGGAACGCAGAGAAAAAAGCATTATACATATCCTTACCTTTATACCTAACTGGTGGGTTGATAGCTTGGTTCGTGCACCGATGGAAAAACTCCCACCAGACCCCGTTTCTACAACCCCATCACAAACGGCTCCGAATGGTTCCATACCAAAACCGTTTCTACCATCAAACTTCTTTCTGGACCGACTTTAAATCTTACGGCGGTTTGATTCTCGATGGGTTTTTGCTTCCACAGATTTTGTTCAACATCTTCTCCAAGTCAAACGAAACAGCTCTTGCTGCTTCGTTTTACATCGGAACAACCCTGGTCCGTCTATTGCCTCACGCATATGATCTTTACAGAGCTCACAGTTCCTCAGGATATCTCGACTTATCATACATATACGCAAACCACAAAATGGATTTTTATTCTACCGCCTGGGATATTATCATACCTTGTGGTGGTCTGCTCTTCGCCATCTTTGTTTTCTTGCAGCAGCGATACGGAGGTCAGTATTTACTACCTAAACGGTTTCGAAAAGATGCTGTATACGAAAAAGTATCTGTCGATAACAGTGAGGAATTACAAGGGGAAACTGTTCAGAAAAACTTTTATAGTTTGTGA